One part of the Dermacentor andersoni chromosome 2, qqDerAnde1_hic_scaffold, whole genome shotgun sequence genome encodes these proteins:
- the LOC126540040 gene encoding sulfotransferase 1C2-like, whose product MATTQAFEPGSQDLYRDVEGVYLNVGYPEENVRSALSYTPLDGDLFVASYPKCGTTWMQHIVYSILRDGAAPANIMEFLSSSPFLDFMGADVARVMPRPGAIKTHLPFNKVPYSSQAKYIYITRNPYDCCVSAYYHVKSFHAMLFGGTFDEYFDMFVEGKVDYGDYFAHLLSWYEHRGDDNVLFLTYEELKKDSRGCVLKIADFVDKQQYGDRLRQHPEVLDKVLDTISLESMRKLYSQLGEWAKQMINTPLEALPESMRSAVETMKQMFSKPIKGEFVRKGIVGDWKNHFSSEQVTRMKELIAAKTAGSDVMDLWKDTDLPR is encoded by the exons ATGGCTACTACGCAG GCATTCGAACCCGGCTCTCAAGACCTTTACCGAGATGTGGAGGGAGTGTACCTCAACGTGGGGTATCCGGAGGAAAACGTGCGCTCCGCGTTATCCTACACACCGCTAGACGGCGACCTCTTCGTTGCGAGTTACCCGAAATGCGGCACCACTTGGATGCAGCACATCGTGTACAGCATACTGCGCGACGGCGCGGCCCCAGCGAACATCATGGAATTCTTGAGCAGCAGTCCGTTCTTGGACTTCATGGGAGCCGACGTTGCGCGCGTTATGCCTCGGCCCGGGGCCATCAAGACCCACTTGCCGTTCAACAAGGTCCCTTACTCGTCTCAGGCCAAGTACATCTACATAACCCGTAACCCTTACGACTGCTGCGTGTCGGCCTATTACCACGTGAAGAGCTTCCACGCGATGCTTTTCGGCGGCACGTTCGACGAGTACTTTGACATGTTCGTTGAAGGAAAAGTCGACTACGGTGACTACTTCGCCCACCTTCTGTCCTGGTACGAACACCGCGGCGACGACAACGTGCTGTTCCTGACGTACGAGGAGCTCAAGAAGGACTCTCGTGGCTGCGTGCTGAAGATCGCCGACTTCGTCGACAAGCAACAGTACGGTGACAGGCTGAGACAGCACCCGGAAGTTTTGGACAAGGTTCTCGACACGATTAGCCTCGAGTCCATGAGAAAGCTTTATTCCCAATTGGGAGAATGGGCCAAACAAATGATCAACACGCCGTTAGAAGCACTGCCCGAATCGATGAGGTCGGCAGTCGAAACTATGAAACAAATGTTCTCGAAGCCGATCAAAGGAGAGTTCGTGAGGAAAGGCATTGTGGGAGACTGGAAAAACCACTTTTCGTCGGAGCAGGTCACAAGAATGAAAGAGCTGATCGCTGCAAAGACAGCCGGTAGCGACGTCATGGATCTCTGGAAGGACACGGACCTACCCCGATGA